Proteins co-encoded in one Pseudobdellovibrionaceae bacterium genomic window:
- a CDS encoding alpha/beta hydrolase, whose protein sequence is MISLILFFIYFFGFFGILFVLGQVWARKEIHIYDYVEVSGTQIHYRVSGHGTKPIILVHGMFSNQESWDKVRSLFEREYRVYSLDLPGMGESLLTDDTTTPEHAASIAEDLLFSFGQALHLEHPHVIGSSMGGVIAGLNFNKYQDYFDKCILVSAPMSPNIMRAPIYKLHPLSPVLNLFVNPILVACTHYLTSKPNFTLEQTLAILCKFRHINHFRYSLSYTQVIYKTAALEKTWARPKSTFYVWGTSDHLIRPQNFKNFLAQHRDIQFVKLEHASHHPMESHPKAFFNCVNQFLNS, encoded by the coding sequence ATGATAAGTCTAATACTTTTTTTCATTTATTTTTTTGGCTTTTTTGGAATCCTTTTTGTTTTAGGCCAAGTGTGGGCCAGAAAAGAAATCCATATCTATGATTATGTCGAAGTCAGCGGCACCCAAATTCACTATCGCGTAAGTGGTCATGGCACTAAGCCTATTATTCTTGTGCACGGGATGTTTTCCAACCAAGAGTCTTGGGACAAAGTGCGATCCCTTTTTGAGCGAGAGTATCGCGTGTACTCTCTTGATTTACCTGGGATGGGAGAATCTCTACTTACAGACGACACCACTACACCTGAACACGCGGCAAGCATTGCTGAAGATTTACTGTTCTCTTTTGGACAGGCCCTGCATTTAGAACATCCCCACGTGATTGGCAGCTCAATGGGTGGAGTGATTGCAGGACTGAACTTTAATAAGTACCAAGACTATTTTGATAAATGTATTCTTGTCAGTGCCCCCATGAGCCCCAACATTATGCGCGCCCCCATATATAAGCTTCATCCGCTTTCCCCTGTGCTCAATCTCTTTGTGAATCCTATTTTAGTGGCCTGCACCCACTATCTGACCTCAAAACCTAATTTTACTTTAGAGCAGACTCTAGCCATCTTATGTAAGTTTAGACATATCAATCATTTTAGATACTCCCTGTCTTACACACAGGTGATTTACAAAACTGCCGCTTTAGAGAAAACATGGGCTAGGCCAAAGTCCACATTCTATGTTTGGGGAACCTCAGACCATCTCATTCGACCCCAGAACTTTAAAAACTTTTTAGCCCAACACCGCGACATACAGTTTGTAAAGCTGGAACATGCAAGCCACCACCCCATGGAAAGCCACCCCAAGGCTTTTTTTAATTGTGTAAATCAATTCTTAAACTCATAA